One region of Trichosurus vulpecula isolate mTriVul1 chromosome 1, mTriVul1.pri, whole genome shotgun sequence genomic DNA includes:
- the LOC118846064 gene encoding LOW QUALITY PROTEIN: nucleolar and coiled-body phosphoprotein 1-like (The sequence of the model RefSeq protein was modified relative to this genomic sequence to represent the inferred CDS: inserted 2 bases in 2 codons; deleted 1 base in 1 codon), producing the protein MAEQEVLXVVPSDLFPLVLGFLLDNQFPEAASIFAKATRTAQQDPNTTSLLNIHSFWLNRSSKTQKRKLQAHGPVAKKAKKSTASGDSNQKGEVKQPPAKKLATKPLGTSPQPGKSTIPAKAAESSSSSEDSSEEEDNESQKKSSQKGSKPPAKAAKPSPKAAQPKKAESSSSDSDSDSDSDSDSYSDCDSSSEDEATKKQKPKTPVKTLVKTPVKATAKTPVKTPAKPGTTAQVTSKLANGKAGESSGSSSSSSSNSEEEAAAPPKKAVLKKPTPSKTPVKAAQKSSSSEDSPSEDEEEEKQKKKPVKAKQGQYSSVSPSPCTQPKKVGGDQPPKKKVGGDQPPTKKVAXDQPPKKKEESSDSSDSSEDSSDEEAATAKSGGTKAATPKPASAKASSVKTTTNKATEEESSSDSDLDSSSEEEEKPSQKAAPKPVAVKTAPKPAVTTETAENSSDSSDSDSSEDEAPAKPAPGTKPATNQKLLPRKADSSSSEDESSSSEEEKKPGTKTAAAVPKPKVGAKGTPSPGPKAATQDSSSDSDSSSIEEEKPASKVNKSKVGTTAVPKPALAKKSKTKTSLSSDSSSEEEEKPKPKKSPGLVANGSRPPAHQNGKTCARKEEEEEEEAAAKPGSGKKRKKDASPGQEATPPKVKKQKPQTPNTVPKTKKGEKRVSSPFWRVKSEEVEVDSRVADNSFDAKWGAAGDWGEKANEVLKFTKGKSFRHEKTKKKRGSYRGGSISTQVNSVKFESD; encoded by the exons ATGGCGGAGCAAGAGGTGT CCGTGGTGCCCAGCGACTTGTTCCCTCTCGTGCTCGGTTTCCTGCTCGACAACCAGTTTCCGGAGGCGGCAAGCATATTTGCTAAGGCTACAAGAACCGCCCAACAGGACCCCAACACCACTTCCCTTTTGAACATCCATAGTTTCTGGCTCAATAGGTCTTCCAAAACTCAGAAGCGGAAGTTGCAGGCTCACGGACCAGTGGCAAAGAAAGCTAAGAAATCCACTGCTTCTGGTGACAGCAATCAAAAAGGAGAGGTCAAACAGCCTCCGGCCAAGAAGCTAGCCACCAAGCCTCTTGGTACATCCCCTCAGCCTGGGAAATCAACCATTCCTGCCAAAGCAGCAgagagtagtagtagcagtgaggactccagtgaggaagaagacaatgaaagCCAGAAGAAATCTTCCCAGAAGGGATCCAAGCCCCCAGCCAAGGCAGCCAAACCTTCCCCCAAGGCAGCTCAGCCTAAGAAAGCTGAGAGCTCCAGCTCTGATTCTGATTCTGACTCCGATTCTGATTCTGACTCCTACTCCGACTGTGACTCCAGCTCAGAGGATGAAGCTACCAAGAAACAGAAACCAAAGACTCCAGTTAAGACCCTAGTTAAGACCCCAGTCAAGGCCACAGCTAAGACTCCAGTTAAGACCCCTGCTAAGCCAGGCACAACTGCCCAGGTCACCTCCAAATTAGCCAATGGCAAAGCTGGTGAAAGCagcggtagcagcagcagcagcagcagcaactcaGAAGAGGAGGCAGCCGCTCCA CCAAAAAAGGCTGTACTGAAGAAGCCAACTCCATCTAAGACCCCTGTCAAAGCTGCCCAGAAGAGTTCCAGCAGTGAAGATTCCCCCAgtgaggatgaagaggaagagaaacagaagaaaaaacctGTCAAGGCCAAGCAGGGTCAGTACAGTTCTGTTTCCCCATCCCCTTGCACCCAGCCAAAGAAGGTAGGAGGGGATCAGCCACCCAAGAAGAAGGTGGGAGGGGACCAGCCACCCACGAAGAAGGTAG GTGACCAGCCCcccaagaagaaggaggaaagcagTGACTCTTCTGATAGCAGTGAGGACAGCAGTGATGAAGAGGCAGCCACAGCTAAATCAGGAGGGACCAAAGCTGCCACACCTAAGCCTGCATCAGCCAAGGCCTCATCAGTCAAGACTACAACAAACAAGGCCACAGAAGAGGAGTCCAGTTCAGACAGTGATTTGGATTCCAgctcagaagaggaagagaagcctTCTCAAAAGGCAGCCCCCAAACCTGTTGCTGTTAAGACAGCTCCCAAGCCAGCTGTGACTACAGAGACTGCTGAGAACTCTTCAGACAGCTCAGACTCAGACAGCTCTGAGGATGAAGCACCAGCCAAGCCAGCCCCTGGCACCAAGCCGGCCACCAATCAAAAGCTTCTGCCCAGGAAAGCAGATAGCAGCTCTAGTGAAGACGAAAGCAGTTCtagtgaggaagagaagaagccaGGGACAAAGACTGCAGCAGCTGTCCCCAAACCCAAGGTGGGGGCCAAGGGAACACCATCTCCAGGGCCCAAAGCAGCTACCCAGGACAGCAGTTCAGACTCTGACAGCTCCAGCATTGAAGAGGAGAAACCAGCAAGCAAAGTGAATAAGTCCAAGGTGGGAACTACAGCTGTTCCTAAGCCTGCCTTGGCAAAAAAATCTAAGACCAAGACTAGTTTGTCTTCTGACAGCTCcagtgaagaggaggaaaaaccAAAACCTAAAAAGAGCCCTGGCTTGGTGGCCAATGGGTCTCGCCCTCCAGCACACCAGAATGGGAAGACTTGTGCAcgcaaggaggaggaagaggaggaagaggcagcAGCCAAGCCAGGctctgggaagaagaggaaaaaggatgcTAGCCCTGGCCAAGAGGCCACTCCCCCTAAGGTGAAGAAACAAAAGCCTCAGACCCCAAATACGGTtcccaaaacaaaaaagggagagaaaagggtgtCCTCCCCTTTCTGGAGAGTTAAATCAGAAGAAGTTGAGGTCGACTCTCGAGTGGCTGACAACTCCTTTGATGCCAAGTGGGGCGCAGCTGGAGATTGGGGAGAGAAAGCCAACGAGGTCCTGAAGTTCACCAAAGGCAAGTCCTTTCGACATGAGAAGACCAAGAAGAAGAGGGGCAGCTACCGGGGTGGTTCCATTTCCACCCAAGTCAACTCTGTGAAGTTTGAAAGTGACTGA